A single genomic interval of Zobellia nedashkovskayae harbors:
- a CDS encoding circularly permuted type 2 ATP-grasp protein, translating to MSKIDFTSYDTKGFYDEMFDENNIVRPNYKMFLERLEKLSHKKLSSLQHATDRSQLSLGMTFNVYADNQGVERILHLDIIPRIIGDSEWTSLEKGLQQRIKALNLFIQDIYNDQKVFKDKIIPKDMILSSVSYLKQLEGFKPPKDIWCHITGSDLIKGGDGQYYVLEDNLRCPSGVSYMLENREILKRTFPELFDQLGVKPVYDYTHTLRDTLEYLSDEEKPIVVVLTPGVYNAAYFEHSYLAQQMGAELVEGKDLIVKNDIVYMITTKGLQRVDVIYRRLDDEYIDPLVFNKQSLLGTPGLFNAYIKGNVALVNAPGTGVVDDKAVYAYIPRIIKYYLGEDMILPNVKTYICDEEQDRKYVIDNIHNLVVKQTDASGGYGMLIGPKSTKKEQQEFITKIKQNPRNYIAQPMINLSRVPTITDDTIEGRHVDLRPYALFGDDIKIIPGALTRVALTKGSIVVNSSQGGGSKDTWVLNR from the coding sequence ATGTCAAAAATTGATTTTACATCTTATGATACCAAAGGATTTTATGACGAAATGTTTGATGAAAACAATATCGTCAGACCTAATTATAAAATGTTCCTGGAGCGACTGGAAAAACTCAGTCACAAAAAACTTTCAAGTTTACAACATGCTACAGATAGATCTCAACTCTCTTTAGGGATGACCTTTAATGTCTATGCAGATAACCAAGGGGTAGAGCGTATTCTTCATTTAGATATTATTCCTAGAATCATAGGTGATTCTGAGTGGACATCACTAGAAAAGGGTTTACAGCAGCGTATAAAAGCACTTAACTTGTTCATACAGGATATTTATAATGACCAAAAGGTGTTTAAGGATAAAATTATTCCAAAGGATATGATTCTATCCAGCGTCTCATATCTGAAACAGTTGGAAGGTTTTAAACCTCCAAAAGATATTTGGTGTCATATTACGGGGTCTGATTTAATAAAAGGCGGTGACGGACAATATTATGTCTTAGAAGATAACTTAAGATGCCCTTCTGGAGTATCATATATGCTTGAGAACCGAGAAATTCTTAAAAGAACATTTCCTGAATTATTTGACCAACTAGGGGTAAAACCTGTTTATGATTACACACATACTTTAAGAGATACCTTAGAATATCTTTCTGACGAAGAAAAACCAATTGTAGTGGTACTAACGCCAGGCGTTTATAATGCTGCCTATTTTGAGCATTCCTATCTAGCGCAACAAATGGGTGCAGAATTGGTAGAAGGTAAAGATTTAATAGTAAAAAACGATATCGTTTATATGATCACCACCAAAGGTCTGCAACGCGTAGATGTTATTTACCGTAGGTTGGATGATGAGTATATAGATCCATTAGTATTTAATAAACAGTCTTTATTGGGTACCCCTGGATTATTTAATGCCTATATAAAAGGAAATGTTGCATTGGTTAACGCGCCGGGAACTGGAGTGGTAGATGATAAAGCAGTTTATGCTTACATTCCAAGAATCATAAAATATTATTTAGGAGAGGACATGATTTTGCCAAACGTAAAAACCTATATCTGTGACGAAGAACAAGATAGGAAATACGTCATTGATAACATCCATAATTTAGTTGTAAAACAGACAGATGCATCGGGTGGTTATGGAATGTTAATTGGACCAAAATCAACCAAAAAAGAACAGCAAGAATTTATTACAAAAATTAAACAAAATCCTAGAAATTATATAGCACAGCCTATGATTAACCTTTCTAGAGTGCCAACTATAACAGATGACACTATTGAAGGACGCCATGTAGATCTAAGACCGTATGCATTATTTGGGGATGACATTAAAATTATACCAGGTGCGTTAACGCGTGTGGCTCTAACAAAAGGATCAATAGTTGTGAACTCTTCCCAAGGTGGTGGAAGTAAAGACACTTGGGTATTAAACAGATAA
- a CDS encoding alpha-E domain-containing protein, translated as MLGRVANTIYWMNRYLERAENYARFMDVNYNLSLELPPNEEQQWKPLVVITGDWELYESLNAKVEKSKVNYFLAFDEKNPNSIYNCILLARENARAVRPEITKEIWEQINSLYFLVKDGLEQKLLDDKELRGFLTEIKNGCQLVYGMYDSTISRNEGWNFGKLGQVIERADKTSRVLDAKYHLLLHSPAKVGSSLDLIQWAALLKSVSAYDMYRKKCGKLTPSGIAEFLILDTEFPRSILACLISAEKSLITLCGSSVGFSNIAQKQLGALKSQLEYDDINDIISQGMHEYLNDIQRRLNEISSSIYNSFFDIEIHV; from the coding sequence ATGCTAGGCAGAGTCGCAAACACTATATATTGGATGAACAGATATCTTGAGCGTGCAGAGAATTATGCACGTTTTATGGATGTAAATTATAATTTATCGCTAGAATTACCCCCTAACGAAGAGCAGCAGTGGAAGCCGCTTGTGGTTATAACTGGAGATTGGGAATTATATGAATCACTTAATGCTAAAGTAGAAAAAAGCAAAGTCAACTATTTTTTGGCCTTTGATGAAAAGAATCCTAATTCTATTTACAATTGTATCTTGCTCGCCAGAGAAAATGCGCGTGCCGTAAGACCTGAAATTACAAAAGAGATCTGGGAGCAAATAAATTCACTTTATTTTTTAGTAAAGGATGGTTTAGAACAAAAACTTCTTGATGATAAGGAATTAAGGGGCTTTTTGACAGAAATAAAAAACGGATGTCAACTGGTATATGGCATGTACGATTCTACGATATCAAGAAACGAGGGTTGGAATTTTGGGAAATTAGGACAGGTAATAGAACGTGCGGATAAAACATCTAGAGTTTTAGATGCTAAATACCATTTACTATTACATTCTCCAGCAAAGGTTGGATCTTCATTAGATTTAATACAATGGGCTGCTCTTTTAAAGTCAGTTAGTGCGTACGATATGTACAGAAAAAAATGCGGGAAGCTAACACCTTCAGGTATTGCGGAATTTTTAATTTTAGACACGGAATTCCCTAGGTCTATTTTAGCATGTTTAATAAGTGCCGAAAAATCCCTCATCACCTTATGTGGCAGTTCAGTTGGTTTTAGCAATATTGCTCAAAAACAATTAGGTGCTTTAAAATCTCAATTGGAATATGATGATATCAATGATATCATAAGCCAAGGAATGCACGAATATCTTAATGACATTCAGCGTAGGTTAAATGAGATTTCTTCTTCTATTTATAATTCTTTCTTTGACATAGAAATCCATGTATAA
- a CDS encoding transglutaminase family protein, protein MKLKITHSTTYVFDSEVFLEPHYLRFRPRQTAYVDLNEFSMSIVPTPSGRKLIQDEENNVVDFCWFDGLTSNLTITVESILETKPYNPFDFLLEPQSYNQLPFEYDELKKKLLFPYLDGLPISQELIDYGAQMLEKAKFNTIHFLTQLTNQLHKDFTVEYREDGAPFLPEHTFEIKRGSCRDLSWMLINLLRQQGIAARFVSGYYYFDMIVPAFELHAWVDVFLPGIGWLGLDPSHGILTGNTHFPIATSSHYENTMPVSGGIRGSASSKLTTQLMIEKI, encoded by the coding sequence ATGAAATTAAAAATCACCCATAGTACGACCTATGTATTTGATTCGGAAGTATTTTTAGAACCTCATTATTTAAGATTCCGCCCAAGACAGACGGCTTATGTTGATTTAAATGAGTTTTCTATGTCTATTGTTCCAACGCCTAGCGGACGTAAATTAATTCAAGACGAAGAAAATAATGTAGTAGATTTTTGTTGGTTTGATGGGCTCACAAGCAACCTTACCATCACCGTAGAGAGTATTTTAGAAACAAAACCGTATAATCCTTTTGATTTTCTTCTAGAACCTCAAAGCTATAATCAGCTTCCTTTTGAATATGATGAGTTAAAGAAAAAACTATTATTCCCTTACTTAGACGGTCTACCTATCTCACAAGAATTAATTGATTATGGGGCGCAAATGCTTGAGAAAGCAAAATTTAATACCATTCATTTTTTAACACAACTCACCAACCAATTACATAAAGATTTTACTGTAGAATATAGAGAAGATGGCGCGCCATTTCTACCGGAACATACTTTTGAAATAAAAAGAGGTTCTTGTCGTGATTTGTCGTGGATGCTAATTAATCTACTAAGACAACAAGGTATTGCCGCTCGTTTTGTAAGCGGTTATTATTATTTTGACATGATTGTACCGGCATTTGAATTACATGCTTGGGTAGACGTTTTTTTACCTGGTATTGGTTGGTTGGGTTTAGATCCTAGTCATGGTATTCTAACCGGTAATACACATTTTCCCATTGCTACAAGTTCTCATTATGAAAATACAATGCCTGTTTCTGGAGGAATTAGGGGTAGTGCAAGTTCTAAACTTACCACACAACTGATGATTGAGAAAATATAA
- a CDS encoding DoxX family protein has protein sequence MDYLLIALQVIVALSILNVWLVQNKKPTQWRGGNATTIIEEFKVYGLPVWMCFVVGTLKILFALGLLAAIWYPSFREPSALGLAALLLGSIAMHLKIKDPIKKSLPAFIFLTMCLYIAFPIF, from the coding sequence ATGGACTATTTACTAATTGCATTACAAGTTATTGTAGCACTGAGCATCCTTAATGTATGGCTTGTACAGAATAAAAAACCTACACAATGGCGTGGTGGTAATGCAACAACTATTATTGAAGAGTTCAAAGTTTATGGTCTTCCCGTTTGGATGTGTTTTGTTGTGGGTACTTTAAAAATACTATTCGCTTTAGGTTTATTAGCCGCCATCTGGTATCCTAGTTTTAGAGAACCATCTGCTTTGGGTCTTGCGGCATTACTTTTAGGCTCTATTGCAATGCATTTGAAAATAAAAGACCCCATAAAAAAATCGCTCCCAGCTTTCATCTTTTTAACGATGTGCTTGTATATTGCTTTTCCAATATTTTAA
- a CDS encoding DoxX family protein produces MLTIFTFFSALSFLFFGFGCFFLPQMKKEFVRYGLDKFRTVVGALQLVGGLGLLLGYFYSPTVQTAAALSLSILMILGFAVRLKIKDGFFQSAPSLLYALLNAYLFYKLITII; encoded by the coding sequence ATGTTAACTATTTTTACTTTTTTCTCCGCTTTATCATTTCTATTTTTTGGTTTTGGGTGCTTCTTTTTACCTCAAATGAAAAAAGAGTTTGTAAGATATGGCTTGGATAAATTTAGAACAGTAGTTGGAGCGCTGCAGCTTGTTGGAGGTTTAGGATTGCTATTGGGTTATTTTTATTCCCCAACAGTACAAACCGCTGCCGCATTAAGTCTTTCTATTCTTATGATTTTAGGTTTTGCTGTCCGTTTGAAAATCAAGGATGGCTTTTTTCAATCTGCACCTTCCCTCTTATATGCCTTATTAAATGCTTATCTCTTTTATAAGTTGATTACAATTATCTAG
- a CDS encoding DUF4494 domain-containing protein, with protein MSATWYECKVKYRKLDETSGTQKVKTEPFLVDAISYTEAESRITEEMSVYLSDTEEIKITNIKVANYAEIHPFENSDRWFKSRVSLIAFDEESGKERKTNMYLLIQANDVKEAYDNTIGVMKDTMGEYTIPAISESPIVDVFPYFSGEEDDMKRLEKFTMLKNSVPVDNSMNEELEMADALVTEEE; from the coding sequence ATGAGTGCAACTTGGTATGAATGTAAGGTAAAATATAGAAAACTTGATGAAACATCAGGTACACAAAAGGTAAAGACAGAACCATTTTTGGTAGATGCAATTTCGTATACCGAAGCAGAAAGTAGAATTACCGAAGAGATGTCTGTTTACTTGAGTGATACTGAAGAAATTAAGATTACGAATATTAAAGTGGCTAACTACGCTGAAATACACCCGTTCGAGAATTCTGATAGATGGTTCAAGTCCCGAGTGTCTTTAATAGCCTTTGATGAAGAGAGCGGTAAAGAGCGTAAAACAAATATGTATTTGTTAATACAGGCCAATGATGTAAAAGAAGCGTATGATAACACTATTGGCGTAATGAAAGATACCATGGGTGAATATACCATACCTGCTATCTCTGAATCTCCTATTGTAGATGTTTTCCCATACTTTTCTGGCGAGGAAGATGATATGAAACGTTTGGAGAAATTTACAATGTTAAAGAATTCTGTTCCTGTAGACAATAGCATGAATGAAGAATTAGAAATGGCTGACGCCCTTGTTACCGAAGAAGAGTAA